A part of Kiritimatiellia bacterium genomic DNA contains:
- a CDS encoding glycosyltransferase has translation MSLPEQIPAGAVEVSVIVPAVNAPLLPVTVKSLLEQRTARPFEILAVGVFDPATLPADPRLRCTVTPKPVSAGANRNLALKEARGKYALFTDADCRVAPDWIERLAARLDEGYRMAGGAYTFPSDNYWTLGENMAILNTLSPDTPAGEVDIRVGGGNMGLWRETLAELGGFDETFRGGQDNDLAIKLLKAGHKIFFEPRALVEHLHPGGSAADLRKHAEVYGKAAVALILRHPDYYGWNRIRKLWRLRWLFLLWSPVKAAHQACTVFAGNPGWRRWWREWPAVWLFYFVRRTAMARELRQLQTLDRPPA, from the coding sequence ATGAGCTTGCCCGAGCAAATACCGGCCGGCGCCGTGGAAGTCTCCGTGATCGTCCCGGCCGTCAACGCGCCCCTGCTGCCGGTGACGGTGAAGAGCCTGCTGGAGCAGCGGACCGCGCGCCCGTTCGAGATCCTGGCCGTCGGCGTGTTCGATCCCGCGACCCTGCCGGCCGACCCTCGCCTGCGCTGCACCGTCACGCCGAAACCGGTCTCCGCGGGCGCGAACCGGAACCTGGCGCTGAAAGAGGCCAGGGGCAAGTACGCGCTTTTCACCGACGCCGACTGCCGCGTGGCGCCGGACTGGATCGAGCGGCTCGCCGCGCGGCTGGACGAGGGCTACCGCATGGCCGGCGGCGCGTACACCTTCCCGAGCGACAACTACTGGACCCTCGGCGAGAACATGGCGATCCTCAACACCCTCTCGCCCGACACGCCGGCCGGCGAGGTCGATATCCGCGTCGGCGGCGGGAACATGGGCCTGTGGCGCGAGACGCTCGCGGAGCTGGGCGGGTTCGACGAGACCTTCCGCGGCGGGCAGGACAACGACCTGGCCATCAAGCTGCTCAAGGCCGGCCACAAGATTTTCTTCGAGCCGCGCGCCCTCGTGGAGCATCTCCACCCCGGCGGCTCGGCGGCCGACCTGCGCAAGCACGCGGAGGTCTACGGGAAGGCCGCCGTGGCGCTGATCCTCCGGCATCCGGATTACTACGGGTGGAACCGGATTCGCAAACTCTGGCGGCTCCGGTGGCTCTTCCTGCTGTGGAGCCCCGTCAAGGCCGCGCACCAGGCCTGCACCGTCTTCGCGGGCAACCCGGGTTGGCGCCGGTGGTGGCGCGAGTGGCCGGCGGTCTGGCTGTTCTACTTCGTCCGCCGCACGGCCATGGCCCGCGAACTGCGCCAGCTC